The Calliphora vicina chromosome 3, idCalVici1.1, whole genome shotgun sequence genome contains a region encoding:
- the LOC135953753 gene encoding uncharacterized protein LOC135953753 yields MHKLIKQCQCPDGYVATRIMEDDGDGAGGGGGGILMDNNFNFDMQCKKDGGVLGGGYLLGLIAFARKFARCILTLTMLIGIVCVTFYFCSMSRESPSAITTTSALVHVTEAEYTITSLNWDSP; encoded by the coding sequence ATGCACAAACTGATCAAACAATGCCAGTGTCCAGATGGCTATGTTGCCACACGCATAATGGAAGATGATGGTGATGGCGCCGGCGGCGGCGGTGGTGGCATATTAATGGACAATAACTTCAATTTTGATATGCAGTGCAAGAAAGATGGTGGTGTTTTGGGAGGCGGTTATTTGCTTGGTCTCATCGCATTCGCACGTAAATTTGCCCGTTGTATTCTAACGCTAACAATGCTCATTGGCATTGTTTgtgtaacattttatttttgttccatGTCCCGTGAATCCCCCTCGGCCATAACAACAACCAGTGCTTTGGTGCATGTGACCGAAGCCGAGTATACAATAACATCATTAAATTGGGATTCACCCTAA
- the Rcc1 gene encoding regulator of chromosome condensation, whose translation MPRLAVRRKADSTDVDNNNKGENEAPKSKMQRLSFQLPLPERPRVVGRALVCGQGDMGQLGLGDDDSKFERKRPALIDKITNVVDVKAGGMHNLVLTLDGSVYSFGCNDEGALGRDSSEEGSEFEPRLIDLPGKVLKISAGDSHSACLLEDGRVFAWGSFRDSHGNMGLTLEGNKRLPIDVLPGLTCCDIASGADHLVILTCQGKVYTVGCAEQGQLGRVSLRSASGEGRRGKTELLLPGLVIVKRGKRMEAIWATNYCTFLRESQTGNIWAFGLNNYKQLAYAKDMSTIIKPINTKFENVKQIAGGQHHTLVLKEDGSVYVIGRKDYGRLGLGSVPEDITDLQPVASLKGKNIISVSCGEAQSFALTEDGKLYSWGMGSNHQLGTGSEDDALEPVLIVSKQTEGKRIIRAASGGQHSIFLVEDETQPAFEEVKEKETEKPEKPATKDKKKSAKEASTKNIVVETAKEEDIAEEPEAEETKVTTNGDKTSEDDAKSNVTDDDKKEEDSKTSAAVPPPAKRGRKKK comes from the coding sequence TTTGTGGCCAGGGCGACATGGGCCAACTGGGTTTGGGGGATGACGATTCCAAATTTGAACGCAAAAGACCGGCTTTGATAGATAAAATCACCAATGTGGTAGATGTCAAGGCGGGTGGCATGCACAATTTGGTATTGACACTTGATGGTAGCGTTTATTCCTTTGGTTGCAATGATGAAGGTGCTCTTGGCCGAGACAGCAGTGAAGAAGGCTCCGAATTTGAACCTCGGCTCATAGATTTACCCGGCAAAGTGTTGAAGATCTCGGCCGGCGATTCACATTCAGCATGTTTATTAGAAGATGGCCGAGTTTTTGCCTGGGGTTCATTCCGCGATTCGCACGGCAACATGGGTTTGACATTGGAGGGCAACAAACGTTTACCCATCGACGTTTTGCCCGGTTTGACATGCTGTGACATTGCCTCGGGAGCTGATCACTTAGTAATCTTAACTTGCCAGGGCAAAGTGTATACTGTAGGCTGTGCAGAACAAGGACAACTTGGTAGAGTTTCCTTAAGATCAGCCTCCGGCGAGGGACGCAGAGGTAAAACAGAATTGTTGCTTCCCGGTCTGGTGATCGTTAAACGCGGTAAACGCATGGAAGCCATATGGGCCACCAACTATTGTACATTCTTAAGGGAATCGCAGACTGGCAACATCTGGGCATTTGGTTTGAATAATTACAAACAATTGGCCTACGCCAAAGACATGTCGACCATTATCAAACCCATTAATacgaaatttgaaaatgttaaacagATTGCTGGTGGCCAACATCACACATTAGTACTTAAGGAAGATGGCTCGGTGTATGTAATTGGTAGAAAGGATTATGGCCGTCTTGGCTTGGGATCTGTGCCAGAAGATATTACCGACTTGCAGCCCGTAGCAAGCTTGAAAGGCAAAAACATAATCAGTGTTTCGTGCGGTGAAGCTCAATCGTTTGCCCTTACCGAGGATGGAAAATTGTACTCCTGGGGTATGGGTTCGAATCATCAATTGGGCACAGGATCTGAAGATGATGCTCTGGAGCCGGTGTTGATTGTTAGCAAACAGACGGAAGGAAAACGTATTATAAGAGCAGCAAGTGGTGGCCAGCATAGTATATTTTTAGTGGAGGATGAAACTCAACCAGCCTTCGAAGAAGTTAAGGAAAAGGAAACAGAAAAACCAGAGAAACCTGCTACAAAAGACAAGAAAAAGTCGGCTAAAGAAGCttctactaaaaatatagtAGTAGAGACTGCAAAGGAAGAAGATATTGCCGAAGAGCCGGAAGCAGAAGAAACAAAGGTCACAACAAATGGCGATAAAACATCAGAGGATGATGCAAAATCAAATGTGACAGATGACGATAAAAAAGAAGAAGATTCAAAGACCTCAGCAGCAGTACCACCACCAGCTAAAAGAGGACGCAagaaaaaataa